The stretch of DNA aagaaaaggcAAAATTACATAATCCAGATGAATACTACCATGCTATGACACGGAAGAAGACAGATGACAAGGGAATTCTCATATCTGAAAGAGATAATGAAGTTTTATCTGTCGAACAAGCCAAATTGTTAAAAACACAAGATGTGAATTACATCCGAACAATGCGTTTAAACGAATTAAAAAAgatagaaaaagaaaaagaaggtAAGCTATTTGGAGCACTGGGGAAACACACGGTATTTGTGGATTCAATAGAGGAACAAGAATCATTTAATCCGGAAGAGTTTTTTGATACAGATGCAGCCTTATTGGATAACAGAGAGAACAGACTTCGCatgaatcaattatatgACAATTCAGGACTTTTAACACTGAATGATCTAGATATCGatacaaaaaacaaattggatttgaaaaaattgaagcAATACAAACTTTTGCAAAgaagattgaaaaaagaaaaagaattgaaagaagtAGAGTCTATAATGAGCAAAAACTTggagaaaatgaaaaagggTAACAAAAAGAAGGTTGTCGACTCAAATGGGAAAGTGCATTTCAAGTGGAAGAACGAGAGAAAACGCTGAGTATGTATTTAGTCTTCACTATTTAGGCTTCTATTGAGATATTCAACAAACAATGGCACAATTCTATCAACTTCTATCGATCTCATTCTGTTTAGACCAATGTAAGATCTTCTTATTCTCTGGAGTTGAGCTGTACTGGCAGTTCCTGTAGGAATGGCCACTACTAAATTCTTATCTATTACTACATCCCCAGGGGTAatttgctgttgttgaagaattttGGTTACCACTTCCTGTGTTTTCTTGTCCAATTCTTGCAAAAACGAATTACCCGAAGTTGGCTTAACTAAAGTAGCTGCGTTGGGAGGT from Candida albicans SC5314 chromosome R, complete sequence encodes:
- a CDS encoding rRNA-processing protein (Ortholog(s) have role in endonucleolytic cleavage in 5'-ETS of tricistronic rRNA transcript (SSU-rRNA, 5.8S rRNA and LSU-rRNA), more), encoding MAKLVHNVQKKQHRERSQTQSRARYGLLEKKKDYKLRAADYHKKQAALKALKEKAKLHNPDEYYHAMTRKKTDDKGILISERDNEVLSVEQAKLLKTQDVNYIRTMRLNELKKIEKEKEGKLFGASGKHTVFVDSIEEQESFNPEEFFDTDAALLDNRENRLRMNQLYDNSGLLTSNDLDIDTKNKLDLKKLKQYKLLQRRLKKEKELKEVESIMSKNLEKMKKGNKKKVVDSNGKVHFKWKNERKR